The following coding sequences are from one Leptolyngbya sp. NIES-3755 window:
- a CDS encoding hypothetical protein (conserved domain protein;~similar to AA sequence:cyanobase_aa:LBDG_17100) has translation MSKLFFASLAIATFGFVMVSHVGEQLVEFGSAASANQPQQRVRWRPNPKMGSARSTLSGGRRGSAIAQCDATRIMKPATLTLLVPQANQGLFTTAANPTFFWHTETDRSTQAEFILSDPNQAEPVFTKTVAIDRSGISRVALPAEFALKAGTRYRWTVLLACNGGASKEVVARSFVERIENADLQQQVNSRSSVDRASKFAAEGIWYDAIATLIDAAQQDPNNSQIRAELRSLLSQVGRPSIEIAQVLESMFGT, from the coding sequence ATGTCTAAACTATTTTTTGCTTCACTTGCGATCGCAACCTTCGGCTTTGTGATGGTGAGTCATGTTGGTGAACAACTCGTCGAGTTTGGTTCCGCTGCGTCTGCAAATCAACCCCAGCAGCGAGTTCGTTGGCGACCGAATCCTAAAATGGGAAGTGCTCGCAGTACGTTGTCGGGTGGCAGGCGTGGAAGCGCGATCGCTCAGTGTGATGCAACTCGAATTATGAAGCCTGCAACCTTGACCTTATTGGTTCCTCAAGCAAATCAAGGATTGTTTACAACGGCGGCAAATCCGACCTTTTTTTGGCACACAGAGACCGATCGATCCACCCAAGCTGAGTTCATTTTGTCTGATCCGAACCAAGCAGAACCTGTGTTCACCAAAACGGTTGCAATTGATCGCTCAGGTATTAGTCGCGTTGCACTTCCCGCCGAATTCGCACTCAAAGCAGGAACTCGCTACCGCTGGACAGTCCTTCTCGCCTGCAATGGTGGAGCCTCCAAAGAAGTCGTCGCCCGCAGCTTTGTGGAACGGATTGAGAATGCTGACTTACAACAACAAGTCAATTCACGCTCAAGTGTCGATCGTGCTTCCAAATTTGCGGCAGAAGGAATCTGGTATGACGCGATCGCCACGTTGATCGACGCAGCACAGCAAGATCCGAATAATTCACAGATTAGGGCGGAACTACGATCGTTACTCTCACAAGTGGGAAGACCGTCGATCGAAATCGCTCAGGTGCTTGAGTCAATGTTTGGTACGTAA